CATCTTAGGAGGTTCTGTTTTGCCCGTAGAGGAGGGATGTCTTGAATTTTTACCCGGATGGATTCAAGAAGCCATTCTGAATTTTTACTTTTGCGGTTCCTAATCACAGGGCTCGTCAGTCGATTCGCTAATGGCCCTGGATCTTGGAAAATGCCCTTTCATTTATATGTATGAAGTAGGTGGTAGCACGTGAGTGGCCAGACACAACAGAACAGAAAAGTAACGAATTTTAAGATATGCTCGCTTAGAAACGATTGGCCGTGTCTTAAACTGTTTGCATTATTGATATGTTCAAAAGGTGTGACAGTGACAACGAGTCGGGAAAGGGAGTCCATGATTGATTTCATTAGTACCTTGGTATATATTCTTGATTAGTATTGCAGATCTAAGTGCACTCAAGAAAGGGATAGAAATGGCAATCTTGTTCTGGTCGAGCATGTATTCTTTATCATCCAATTCACTGCAGATTGTCGGGTAGTTATTCTGTCAGTTGTGTTGAACCTGGTTGCCAAGCTGCCTCCTTAGTCTCCCATAGAGTTTTAGTCCACTTGACTTCTGTACTCTGAATCGTCTCAATCATGCTCAAATTTTCTTGTTGACACATGCTGAACTTGGCTGCCAAGCTAATGCCCTCTGTTTCCTCTCGATTTCCTGTTGGAATTTGGCTATATAATATTGGTGAAATCCATTGGTATCTTCTTCCACGTTCGTGTTAAATATCCCTTCATTTCACTTGTGAACACCTACCTTGTTCAGAAGTAGAGTGTGAAGTTCCAAGCATGCTGCCAAACATGGAGGAGCCCCTTGTTGGGGGCAGGAGTGAGAAGACAGGAGGGCCAGGAGAGAGCCTCCTAGTGATTGAGGTCAAGAAGCAGTTGTACCTTGCCGGGCCTCTAATCGTCGGAAGCCTCCTGCAGAACGTCGTCCAGATGATATCAGTCATGTTTGTGGGTCATCTCGGTGAGCTCGATCTCTCGAGTGCCTCCATCGCCACCTCCTTCGCCGGTGTCACCGGCTTCAGCTTGTTGGTATATATATTGTGTCAATTTCATCTCTTACATATGTTGGACCTTCTGAACAACTAACATCAGCTGGCTTTGTTCATGATGATTTGAGGCCGGCATGTCGAGCAGCTTGGACACACTGTGTGGGCAAGCCTTCGGAGCAAAGCAGTACCATCTTCTTGGCATCTACAAGCAGAGGGCAATCCTTGTGCTCACTCCTCTGAGCGTCGTGGTTGCTGTGATATGGGCATACACTGGCCAGATCCTCCTCTTCTTCGGCCAGGACCCTGAGATTGCCATGGGAGCAGGGAGCTACATCCGTTGGATGATCCCGGCGCTGTTCGTCTACGGCCCGCTACAGTGCCATGTCCGGTTCCTACAAACGCAGAACATCGTCCACCCGGTGATGCTGAGCTCAGGTGTCACCGCACTGAACCATATCTTGGTGTGCTGGTTGCTGGTTTACAAGCTTGGCCTGGGCAACAAGGGTGCTGCCTTGGCCAATACAATCTCTTACCTGACCAATCTGCTCATCCTGGCTCTCTACATCAGGCTCTCTCCATCCTGTAAGAGGACTTGGACAGGGTTGTCAATGGAGGCGTTTCGCGACATCCTTAGCTTTTTGAGGCTTGCCGTTCCATCTGCTCTCATGGTTTGGTAAGTTTGAATTGATCCCTCTAATTGCAGGTAGAATTTTTCATCATCCATCTCCAACTGAACTTCATCCTACATTTATTTTACACAGTTTGGAGTGGTGGTCATTTGAGCTGCTTGTACTTTTTTCTGGATTTCTTCCAAATCCTAAGCTCGAGGCGTCGGTGTTGTCCATCAGGTGAGGTATCATATGCATGGTTTATTTCACATCCGGTTCGCCTTCGCCTTCTTCTGATAGTAACAGCTGAACTTGCTGCAGTTTAAATACTCTTTCACTAGTATTCAGAATCCCATCTGGGCTTGGTGCAGCTATAAGGTCAGACTGAACAACTCGAATTCATAAACATGATAGTTTGATCATATAGTACTTCAATGATACTATCTATCTTACCATACGAAAACTTAATACTCATTATCTCTCGCCTCTGTAGCACCCGAGTATCAAacgagcttggcgctgggcggcCTGAGGCTGCCCGTTTAGCGACCCATGTGATCATGGCTCTGGGTCTTGTGTCGAGCGTATCGGTCGGTCTTGCTATCATTTTGGTGCGCAATTTATGGGGGTACGCGTACAGCAACGAAAAGGAAGTGGTGGAATACATTGCCAGAATGATGCCAATTCTTGCCATGACATTCTTGTTTGATGACCTGCAGTGTGTCCTTTCAGGTAAGTGCAGTGTAGGTGCTTAAGAGAAAATAAATTTGGAAATTATAAGGAGCCTGCGTATAGGTATAGGATGAACAATATCTGTGATCGGCGTTTTTCAGGTATCGTTAGGGGCTGTGGCTTCCAGAAGATTGGCGCGTATGTCAATCTCAGCGCGTACTACCTTGTCGGCATCCCCGCGGCTTTATATTTTGCTTTTGTGTACCATCTTGGTGGAATGGTACTTATTTTACTTGTGTCATTATACAAAAAGCTCTAAGTTGACCTATATTCCTTATTTGACTTGAGGAAACCTCTGAAAAATGTCGTTATGAACTGTTAGGGGCTGTGGTTCGGATTAACCTGCGGGCTTGTCGTGCAGACAGTGTTGCTCCTGTCCATCACCCTGCGAACCAACTGGGACAAAGAAGTAAGCGCGCGGTCATATTGTTTTGTGAGTTTTGTTTTGTTGGCTTCTTGGTGATCTTACTGCATTGTTGCTTTGGTAGGCTTTGAAGGCAAAGGACAGGGTTTTCAGTTCTTCCCTGCCTGTAGACTTGGCAACATGAGACACACAAGACAAGATGCACAATTTTCTGGGGAAATTAGCCAGGGAGATGTGCATGGAGATAAGGAACCAATGAGGAATTGGTTGCTAAAATGGTGCTTCACTGGCATGTGCAATTCTTCACAGAAACATCTGGAAATAGGCGATCCGCTTTGGTAAAAACAATTCGGATGCGGAAAATAAAATGTTAGGATGAGTAGAGGCGCAGTACTTCCCTTGACAATGTAAGTAAGGGAATAAAATGTTTCTTCACTATTCTCTTCACGGAAAGAATATATATATAGTTGCTCAATTGCATGGAAAGGAGGTTCCTCGTCAGCATTGCATATGCTTGGTTTTTGTGCTTGGTAATGCATTTCTGAGGGATGAGGACGCTAGTGATTATGATTGAGGGCCACTACGTATCTAGAAAAGGCTAAAAGTAATGTTCGCCAGGACAAATAAAACAAGGAGGCGACGTTAAGGCTTTGCAGAAATGTGCTTCATGGGCAAACGGCGGTGACAAAAGTGTTTATCATCTTGGCTGGATGATTTTGAGCTTTCGTGATCGTGGTAGCGTGGCCCCGCCTAAGTCGGCAAAACTTGGTGTTGGTGCGGTGGTGCCGGCCATGTATTGGACGGAGAACGCTCCTGGTCCGTTGTGTTCCTGATCTAGTGCTAATGGCATCGCTGCGCACTATGGTTAATGGGGAGAAGACTAGAATAGAAAACACAGGGTGTGCAAAAATGAGATGCCTGTCCCTTAAAGTCTGCCACATTGGTCCAGCAGGCGGAAATGATGCTATCAAGACAGCTCAACGTGAACAAAATTGTACTCCGTCCCAAAATAATTGTGACCCTTTTGATATCGGGTACATATGTTCTATTTAGTACTACTTTCTCCATCCCATATTATTAGAGTGTTTTTAGGGAGTAGTAATTTATTGAACACTTTACggtgttttagttgtttttgtTAGAGATATATTTAGTAGTAGAGATTGCCCGGATTTATATAGAGTTATTTCCATCTTATTTGCCCTCCAAGTATTATATTTAATTTATACCCGCCCTCGAGGCTTAATAACACATACATCATATTCCGTAACAATctttctctcccttctaacatggtatcaacaTAGCCGCCGCCgtttccgcacccgcgcgccgcccccggggcggtcggcctccatgaccgccgtcgggggccgcgccgcccgtacctagggttcgtccgccggtcatgttgaccggctgccctaaagagtctttttcccgatctcttgatccgggttttctctctcCCACCGGTCACCTTGATCGGCGTTTTCTTTTTCGTTTTCCGATCTATACTTGATCGGTTTGTGTCGCCCATCGTCGCCGTTGACCTttgtgcgcctctactccaacttTGGCGTTGACTCTGTTGGCCTGTTCAACGACACGACGGGCCTCGTGCGACTCCGCGGCGGACTGTAAAGGTCGTTGTCCGCGCATCCCCGAGATCTTCCCACCGTCGCCCCGACCCacctgccgccgctgcgtcgctccttcgggccgtagcgccgcggccacGGTCCACTTCGCCGTCTCCACGCGTCGACTTTCtatggtatgcgccgcgccgcctcccttggcgcgggaacgccaccgtccgcgctggTCTTTGTCACGCTGTCgggttcctcgcctacttcgagcaccgccgccgcgctcctaacctagccgtcaggccgccgccgccgctacaccCGTAGCctccgcccgtccacccccttcgtcttcgtccagcaccagcccgtcgccagcgtcgccgccatctaccccgaccacttcgtctactccgaccaccgttggtgacatcggcccccaTGCCGACTAGCGCCACAACCGCCGTAGAGTCTTCTTCTCTGTTGGCCCTCCGACTTCTCGACATGGCGTACatctcgtgcaggtccctcgtctccGCATGCCCGGTgttggcaacaccgatgcgtgccttcatccacgacgtgtccccgggcctggcaaatCCTGGTCGGTGCTTCGTTAatttcgtcttcgtccgtctacgcatgcccggtgctggcaacaccgacgcgtgccttcgtctacgacgtgtccccgggcttggcaaaccctaCGCGACCAGTCGTCAACACCGTCTTCTTCCCGGCGcatcactacttcgacaccactcgCCTATGACTAACACGGTGCCTCCTTgcacccgcggctccacggcgactacctcgacaccggctacctcgacttgacatcgaccacggcgttcttcgcacggctacctcaacCACGGCTgcaccaccctacgctctcggctacctcgacatcggcacaaagggttatcatccgcttgagcaactcgtcggcttcctctaTAGTCAACGCGTCCGCAACGCGACACCGTCCGCGACGCTCCCGCTACGACTGCGGGGGATGTCAGCcgtcggctgctattctctccagtctgaccgtcCCCGACGCTCTTGTTGTTCGCAACGCTACCGCTACGACTGCagggggatgttagagatatatttgataGTAGAGATTGCCCGGGATTAGATAGAGTTATTTCCATCTTATCTCTAGGAGgtgtcttgccctccaagtcttgtactcagTATATACCCGCCCTCGAGGCCCAATAATACATACATCACATTCCgcaacaatccctctctctcccttctgaCAGTTTTCTCTACTTTGCTTTCTTTGCGGAAAAACTtctatctattcatcttcaatcatggcggTACAACGAACACCGgagataataaaaattacatctagattcatagaccacctaagGCACGCCGCCGTCATGGCCCCTTCCTCGTCAGAGCCAAACAAAACATGTTGTAGTAGACGGTCAATAAGTCATGCTAAGACTCCATAGGACCAGCACACTAGAACAACAACCGTCGctgatgaagagtagcgtagaacggaaggatccaacctgaagacacacgaacgtagacgaacgacGAATATAACCGAGCAGAttcaccaaagatagatccgccagAAACACATCTCCACGCGCCCATCGACAGTGCTAGACGCACCACACgaatgggggctaggcggggagaaccttattccatcttcagggagccgccgccgtcttgccTTCCTGGGCAGGACACAAAACCTAATAATACTGAGAGTAAAatctaaaaacgaagccctcccaccggcaagcaCCTCCATGGCCCTAAGACTACCGGAGACGGGGCGGACAGGCGGCGGCACCAGCAGGATGCGGCGGCTACAGTTGTTTTCTCTACTATCTTTACGCTAATGTGAAAGGCACATTCTACACGAAAGTGTTGTTGTGATCCCGAGCAGCAGTGCTCTCGGTATCTATACCACCAGTTTCTCTCGTGATGAGCGCCACAGGAGGTATAGGTACAGTTATAACTTATCTATTCGATTTTTTATTATGGCCCATGGCCCACTACCTAGATGCTATCTCTTTTACCCCGTCAGCTATCCTTAGCACGGATCAAATGGAGATAGACTATACGAGCCGTCCCATCGTGGATTCTGGACTAACGCCGCTAGTGAGCTCCTTTATGACATCCGCTCATGGGAGCTACCAATCTCCCCCAACACTGCTCCTCCTGTTCGTAGACTTGTGGATCCCCCACAGATTGGCCTTCCAATCAATTTGAGCTGGTACCACCACTCCAATTCGTTCCCAACCATGTCTGCATCGTCTCCTGTGGTGCgccacaattaagttatcaattCCAAATTCATCTGCAAAGCAGGTTATTCATGGGTCCCTTTTCAAAGCAAATACCTGCTGAAGTACGCATTGCTGCAGCCGAGCTCTCTCCTCTAGCTGCAACTGTGGTTGCATAACAACGTCATCAGCCACGGCATCAACATGCATGCAGACGATTTAAAGAAAAACATGCATGCAGATAATGTGTTAATTTTCATTAGGTGTAGGTGACTCACTTGTAATTCCTGGGAAGACAATTCACTGCTGCTTCCACGCACGGTCATGCCCACTGGCATCGTTGCCCCCCTTAGCACGCTTGGTGGTTGGTTTGCCGAACCAACCGCAGCAACATGGGATGAAGCATTCTGTCATCGAAATCTCGTAGTTTGTTTGCAGATGTCAACATTATCTCCATCTTCAGCTGAGCTCCCTGAGGATGATGAGTGCCTGCTTGATGGTGTACGCCGTATTCTCTGGCGACACTTCCTGCTGCCCCTATTTGCATATCTCTTTTGACGCACATCTAATTCTGATGCCTCCTAACAGCTTCTGTTGTGGATGTGTTCAGTGGCAGCATGTCATCCGCCCTAGCTGCATTGCCTGCGAGCCATCAACGttagttagcatggtatcatctaAAGTGTACAGAATGACTAAACAGAATTAAGTAATAGTGGCACCTCTTGCTTCACCAGACTGAACTGGTTCTGATGTGCTCCTAAAACCCTGTGGTGGTGATGACCCAACACATGCCAGGCCTACAAAACAGAATTTGGAATTGCCGTGTAATCAGGCACAATGAACTATCTCACAAAATGGTACGCGCAAAATTCACTGAGTCAGATGCAAACTCCAGAAAAATGGACACAAATTGCCATAACGCACAGCCACACACTATCTCTTGCATGTGTTTTGTTCGATTAACGTTTAGCCTGCTCTTTCCATATATAATGCCGAATCCTTTCTCCCATGAATACAGATTGTTAAAATCATAGGCTTCACCGAGTCTATCAAAGCTTGTTCCTAATTTCGGCACGATTATCCTCGGCAAATCCCAGGACTGATTTCTCCATTGCCGAAATCCTATTAGGGCATGGGGCTCTGCGTAGCTTAGCAGCACCAATCCGCACTCTGAAAGTTCATGGCAATATGTGCACAGAATGAGTTCCTTCAGAGTAAGATCAACCACAAGTACAGCAGACTAACTTCCTTCAGAGAAGATATGATAATTTCCGAACTAATTTTTTAAGTTATACATCATCATAACATGACAAGTGTGAATAATCTCTACCAAGGAAACCCAACCTATTAAATTCAGTAATCTAGCATAGATAGTAATATTCTGCCTTATTTTTTCCTGCCCAAAGCTCATTTTCGACGGATTTTTTGCTTGTAAATCATTGACAATTTAGGTAATGGATCCTAATTAGTACAGCGCTATATAAGTACAGTTTTGCTTAAATCCAAGGGCTAGCCCGGTGCCTAATCACTAAAGAATTTTCTTTCAACCCCAATACCTTCGCATCCACCCCAGGAGCCTTCGGGTCAATCTGCTCTATGGAGTGCTCGGATGCTTCGCCCCTGTCTCCACTCGCGGCCTCTGGAGCGGCTTCCACCGCATAGATCTGAGCGTCTGCACTTGACACGGCCCTTGCCGGTAGCAAAAATCTTATGAGGGCAGCGCATTCACACTGGCAAGAACGAGTATTTTCAACTATTGGCTTCCCCTGACCACATACACAATAAGGCATATTCagttaagttcatggaaaaaaatTCTCATAGCTAACTACTAATCACTTTTAAAATGCTCTAATTTTTGTCGTACCGCACATCCACAGACTATCTCTTGCATGCACTTCGTCCGGTTCACATTTAGCCTGCTCTTTCCATATCTAATGCCAAATCCTTTCTCCCACAAATATACATTGTAAAGATCTTAGGCCTCACCAAGTGTGTCGAAACTTGTTCATATCTTTGGCACAATGACAATGTCTTCCGGTTCCCCTGCAAATTGCCGGACGGACTTCTCCAGGGCTGTAACCCTGTCCGGGCAAGGAGCTCTGCCTAGAGCGGCAGCACGGACATGCACTCTGTAAGTCATTGCAAATTATATGCAAAGAATCAATCAGCTATTCTTTCAGTTTCAACCATTGTGTGAACTACTGTGGCTTACAGACTGAGAATGCATCATGTTTGCATCGCAGATTAGGGAAATCTATTTCTTCTCTGCAGTGTACTGTTTATTTTTCTCACAAAATTAACTTGCACCACAACATTCTCCCCTCGTCAATCACTATTACTGGATATGCACTAATCGCTCTTTGCATACAAATAAGTTAACCATCTGAAATGAACCTAGCGAATTCTGTTTTATTTGATAGCTAGGACACCCCTGATTTTTTAAACGCACAATGAACATTCCTTTAGTTGCAATCTTCATACCTTTGTGTCCACCCCAGGGTTTTTGCATCCACTTGCTCTATGGAGTGCTCTGAACCTTGAGCCTTATATGCACTTGCAGGCTCTGCAGTGGCGCCGTCACGACAGATTTGGCCATCTGCACTTGAAGCCGCCGGTGCTGGCAGGTCAACCTCCGCCGGCGCAATGACCGGAATCGTACAGGCTCCATGGTGATGCTGTTATCGTTAACCTCCTCTAGCAGTGTTCTAGTTCACCCACACAATTTTTGCGGCTGACAGAATCAGAGTCAGCGCAGAAAACCGGATCCAAACCATGCAAAAGGGAGGTTCAACGAGCAGATTCGAACCTGTTTATCGGCTGCATCAAGACTCCATGGCCGTCGGAGCACCTGCAAACTCGCTGGACCGCACAATCCCCTTTTGCCGCAGGAGATTTCCCCACTACTTCGCCGCCTGGGAAGAATGCAAGATCCACTTCACAGCCTCCCCCCCCCCAGCGGCCCACTTTCTGCATTTACTACGTGGACTGCCGACGCTACCGAAAAGCACCGGACCTGATCCACGGATCAGGACGGCGGCGACGTCTCAAGCCACGGCTCGGGCTCGCTCCGTTCACGCCGTGCAAACGTCCGTGCAAGCCAGGGCCCATCAGTCAGGTGAGTATAGCGGCGTATATCAGATTTTTTCCCGTCCCATGTGGACCCGCGGCCTGCCACCTTCATTCAATTCGCCGAATCACGAAGCTGTTCTGGACGGATGTGATACGGAGCTCCTCTGAGCTCGTGATCACATACTCCACGTCCCATTCTACACTAGTTTCTGTGGCATTTTTTTCTACTGTTTTTGCACTAATGTATACTCACTTTTTTAATATTGCATTTTACATGAGTTGGTATATATTTTTTCACTAGTTTCTGATGCATTTTTTACCACATTTTGCATTGTGTGTATTGCACCTTTTCTCTCTACTATTATATTCATGCATTTTTGCGCTAGTTTCTATTATGTCTTTACATTAATATGCACGGCATCTTTTGAAGTTTATTCTGTTTTTACACTAGTTTCTCATGCGTCTTTTGACGTAGTGTAATGCATTTTGGCAAAGACTGTACCATGTTTTTTGTTCATTATTAGACGGCTAGTCAAACAAAGAAAATATACccataagaaaaagaaagaaagaagaaactaATCATAGTATATGTAAGAAAGTGGTCccactaacttatttatctcaatATACAAgcctgccacctcatcatacaattatgaatgaaataaggctcacctcaacatgcaaccatgcataaaAAAAGACCCAGCACAACATTTGACCATGCATATAAAAATGTTTTTCACTTAACTATTCTActtatatttaataaatattttgtAACTCTACATAATCAAATATAACAAGGCATATGTTATTAACCCAAAATTTCATCAGCTGGTTTCCGCAGCAACGTATGGGGTATTCTCTAGTAACAACAACTAGTAGCACTCCCTGCTTATTTTAAGAGGATGGTTACCATGTAATAATATAGCAAACGTACATCAAGGAGTTACTCCCAATAATAAAATTTCTCATAGAGTATCTCCAACTACCCTGGTGCTCAGTCCCATAAAATTATTATTTGGCAAACATACGAAAACACCTCTTCGATTGAATTCCCGTCATCGTCATTATTCGCACTTTTTGTGGCAACCTCCTAAGAAATTGCAAAAAATAAAAtacccccttcccccccccccccccccccccaaaaaaacattttttgcATGATATCAATAAAAATGTAGAAGATAGAACAAGGAGAGTGGAGAATGGGATTTGCTAATGCATGAAGAAATATGTGGATATGGAATCTTTTGGGAGAGGCTCTCCATATAAATAAATGGAGAGTGAGATATGGGTTCgcttggagatgctcttagcaagCCACGAGTGAGTACTCTCTCCTGTCAGGTTCacttggagatgctcttagcaaacCACGAGTGAATACTTTCTTGTAGGGTTACATAAACTAACACAATATATTAACATAAAATACATATCCAATAGACATTTGTGCAATCTATGTGTGGTCTTTGCTTCTCATTCGGTCTTATGAAATTAATCACAAAAGTGACCTCCTCTTTTCTCAGTTATTGTTCTGTTCATGCATGCATAACAATGCAAAAGGATGATATC
This region of Triticum aestivum cultivar Chinese Spring chromosome 2D, IWGSC CS RefSeq v2.1, whole genome shotgun sequence genomic DNA includes:
- the LOC123053100 gene encoding protein DETOXIFICATION 16: MLPNMEEPLVGGRSEKTGGPGESLLVIEVKKQLYLAGPLIVGSLLQNVVQMISVMFVGHLGELDLSSASIATSFAGVTGFSLLAGMSSSLDTLCGQAFGAKQYHLLGIYKQRAILVLTPLSVVVAVIWAYTGQILLFFGQDPEIAMGAGSYIRWMIPALFVYGPLQCHVRFLQTQNIVHPVMLSSGVTALNHILVCWLLVYKLGLGNKGAALANTISYLTNLLILALYIRLSPSCKRTWTGLSMEAFRDILSFLRLAVPSALMVCLEWWSFELLVLFSGFLPNPKLEASVLSISLNTLSLVFRIPSGLGAAISTRVSNELGAGRPEAARLATHVIMALGLVSSVSVGLAIILVRNLWGYAYSNEKEVVEYIARMMPILAMTFLFDDLQCVLSGIVRGCGFQKIGAYVNLSAYYLVGIPAALYFAFVYHLGGMGLWFGLTCGLVVQTVLLLSITLRTNWDKEALKAKDRVFSSSLPVDLAT